One Athene noctua chromosome 30, bAthNoc1.hap1.1, whole genome shotgun sequence genomic region harbors:
- the DNAJC22 gene encoding dnaJ homolog subfamily C member 22, translating into MAKRLVVAYGLWALGGPLGLHHIYLGRDSHALLWMLTLGGFGGSWLWDFWHLPGWVAAANGARPPGERGGTVPALSPLRLAGQVTVGTYFGLVAALGLPWVPALLAQPLAVGLGVQLVSSVGDQTAEAPSTLAAAFLASLLFQGRVLAVLPTSLAASIVAQRHRRYKPRGMPRPRLAARLYHLGLACLAFAAPLACRGLCGAAGVLGTLLALLRAAAELLVLPLRASRLLAEVLGLAGGSPAREPGAGFEPSGWSERQQRAYEVLGVPAGSSAEDVHRSYRELVKLWHPDHNRHRAEEAERRFIELQEAYEELAGARRAAAG; encoded by the exons ATGGCCAAGCGGCTGGTGGTGGCCTACGGGCTGTGGGCGCTGGGGGGGCCACTGGGGCTGCACCACATCTACCTGGGCCGGGACAGCCACGCGCTGCTCTGGATGCTGACGCTGGGCGGCTTCGGCGGCAGCTGGCTCTGGGACTTCTGGCACCTCCCGGGCTGGGTGGCTGCCGCCAACGGGGCCAGGCCtcccggggagcgcggcgggaccgtgccggccctcagccccctgcGCCTGGCAGGGCAGGTGACGGTGGGGACGTACTTCGGGCTggtggcagcgctggggctgccctgggtgCCGGCGCTGCTGGCGCAGCCgctggccgtggggctgggggtgcagctgGTCTCCTCGGTGGGCGACCAGACAGcggaggcacccagcaccctggCCGCAGCCTTCCTCGcctccctcctcttccagggCCGGGTGCTGGCGGTGCTGCCCACCAGCCTGGCCGCCAGCATCgtcgcccagcggcaccggcgcTACAAGCCCCGGGGGATGCCCCGGCCCCGGCTGGCCGCCCGGCTCTACCACCTGGGGCTGGCGTGCCTGGCCTTCGCCGCCCCGCTCGCCTGCCGCGGGCTCTGCGGCGCTGCCGGGGTGCTGGGCACCCTCCTGGCCctgctccgcgccgccgccgagcTCCTGGTCCTGCCCCTCCGCGCCAGCCGGCTCCTGGCAGAGGTCCTGGGCTTggccggcggctccccggcgcGGGAGCCTGGCGCCGGCTTCGAACCGAGCGGCTGGAGCGAGCGGCAGCAGCGGGCGTACGAG GTCCTGGGCGTCCCGGCTGGCTCCTCCGCCGAGGACGTGCACCGGAGCTACCGGGAGCTGGTGAAGCTTTGGCATCCGGACCACAACCGGCACCGGGCCGAGGAGGCCGAGAGACGCTTCATCGAGCTGCAGGAGGCCTACGAGGAGCTGGCGGGGGCCAGGAGAGCGGCGGCGGGGTGA